Proteins encoded together in one Flavobacteriales bacterium window:
- a CDS encoding DUF2256 domain-containing protein: MHRKAHLPEKTCVVCGQTFSRRKKWEKVWDEVKYCSERCRRNKDNPEYINSFK; encoded by the coding sequence GTGCATCGAAAAGCCCATCTTCCCGAAAAAACCTGTGTCGTATGCGGGCAGACATTCTCGCGGCGGAAGAAATGGGAAAAGGTATGGGACGAAGTAAAGTATTGCAGCGAGCGATGCAGAAGAAATAAGGACAATCCCGAATACATCAATAGCTTCAAGTAA